The nucleotide sequence ACGTGGAACACGCACGCCCCATCCACGTGGCGAAACGTTCCCGCGACGCCGTCCGGCGCCTCGGCCGACTCCTCGAGCCAGCGGGGCGACCCATCCACCGTCATCAACCGGCAGGCGATGACGGCGCGATCGATGCCCGCCACGACGCCGTCGTCGACGGGCACGGGCCACCCCGCACGGCAACAGGCGCCGCTGTGCCGGCACGCGTACCCGGTGTGGCAGGAGAGCCACCACGTGGTGACAGTGGGCGGGATGCTCACGAACGGTAGAGGGCGCCGGCCAGGTATTTGAGTCCAGAGTCGCAGACCACCGTCACCACGCGCGCGCCGGGCGGCAGGCGCTTCGCGCGTTCCAGCGCCATCCACACGTTGGCGCCCGTCGAGGTGCCGCCCCAGATCCCTTCCTCGCGGGCCAGGCGCCGGGCCGTCTCCATCGCGTCGCGGTCCGTCACGGCGAGGACCGCCTCCGCCAGGGACGGATCGTAGTTGCCAGGAACGAACCCGGGCCCGGTGCCTTCGATCCGGTGCCCACCCGTGGGAGCATGGCCGGAGAGGGCGCGGCTCTCGGCGGGCTCGCCGGCGATGCACCGGACGCCGGGCACCTTGGCCTTGAGCGCCGCCGCATTGCCGGCGAAGCAGCCGGCCGTGCCCACCATCATCACGAACTCGTCGAGCCGGCCCCCGAGGGCGGCAAGCATCTCGTCGGCCATGGCGTGATACCCGGCCGGGTTGTCGGGGTTGTTGAACTGGTCGGTCCAGAACGTGTTCGGCTCCGCCGCCAGCGTCCGGGCGCGGGCGATCATGGACTGAATCAGGCTCGCCGTGATCTTGCCGCCCTCGCTCGGGAGCACGTCGAGGCGGGCGCCGAACGCCCGCATCGTCTGCAGCTTCTCTTCCGAGAACGCGTCGGAGGACACGAAGTGCGCCTGATAGCCGAGGGCGGCGCACACCATGGCGAGCGAGCTTCCCGTGCTGCCGCCCGTGTACTCGACCACGCGGCCGCCGGGCCGAAGCGCCCCGCGGGCCACGGCGCCCTGGATCATCGAGAGCGCCATCCGGTCCTTCATGCTGCCCGTGGGATTGGCGCCTTCCCACTTCACCCAGACCTCGACGCCATTGGCGGGTGCGAGCCGTTCCAGCTTGATGAGTGGTGTGCCGCCGATCTGCATGGGGGCATCTTAGAACGTGCAAGGACCGGTGAGCAGGAATACGGGACCGGGCCATCTCCCCTGGCCCCGGGTCCCGGATCCCGGGTCACTACCGCTCTTCAGACACCTCCGCGTCGGCCTCGATCTCCACCAGGTACTCGTCGCCGATCAACCGGGCCTGGACGAGGGTGTTGGCCGGACGGATTCTCCCGAACCGCTCACCGTGGGCGCGCGCCACGGCCTCCCAGTGCGCGACGTCCGACACGAAGATCCGCGTACGAACGACGTCCTCCAGGCGGCCGCCGAGCGACTGGAGCGCGCCGGCAATCTTGTCGATCGCCGCGTGGGTCTGCGCGGCCGCGTCGCGGCCGCCGAGCAGGCGATCGCCATGCGTGGCGGTGGTCCCCGACACGGCGATGCGCGATCCCGTCCGGACGGCGCGGGCGTAGCCGCAGGCCGGCTCCCACGGCGTGCCGCTGAAGCAGTGCCGCGTGCCGCGGGGTCCGGGGCGCACCTCGTACGGCGGCGGGAACGCGTCCAGGTGGTGACTCAGGTCGCCGGAAGCCGTCAGGAACGGCGGCACGCGGTACTCGTCGCCACAGTCTCCAGGAATCGGCGCCAGGGTGGCGATGGCGGCCTCGAGGTGGGCGCGGTCTTCCGCCGTCAGGTGGAGATCGAACATGCGGACGTTCTCGTCGACATGCGCCCGCTCACCCAGCCGCGCGCCCACGATCACGGCGGCCACCCCCGATTGATCGAGGATGTACCGGGTGGCGACGTTGGTGAGCGAGACGCCGTGCCGCTCCGCCACATCCTGGGCCGCGCGCAGGACGCGCTGCAGCGCCGGCCAGCCGCCGGCTTCGCGGATGAAGCGCCCGTACTTCATCTGCGACCACGTGCCCTCGCGCTCCCAGTCCGGTTCCGCCCGGCCGAGCCAGCGATCGCTCAGCCACCCGCCGCAGACGGTCCCGTACGCCAGCAGGTGCACGCCGAACTCGGCGCAGACGCCGGCCAGCGCACCCGCGGCCCGGCGATCCATGAGCGAGGCGCTCACCTGGTTCGACACCACCTCGATGCCCGTGGCCAGCGCCAGCCGGAGGTGCGCCGCATCCACGTTGGTCAGGCCGAGGTGACGGATCAGGCCCTCGCGCTTGAGATCCTGCAGATGGAACAGGGCGTCGAGCCACGCGGGGTCCGCGTAGTTCCAGGCGTGGAACTGCAGGAGATCGATCGCGGGCACGCGCAAGCGCTCGAGGGAGCGCTCCACGGCCGCGCGGACGTCCGCCGCGGTCACCGGTCCCGGCTTCGGCACCCACTTGGTGAAGAGCTGCAGCCGCGACGGGTCGCCCAGGGCGCGGCACGTGCCGGCGATCACTTCGGCCGATCCGTAGTGGTCGGCCATGTCGAACGCGGTGAGGCCAGCCGCCACGTAGGGCTCCATGGCGCGGGCGGCACGCACGGGATCGAGCGACGCGCCGTGCCGCTCCATGTCCGCCACCTGCCACAAGCCGGTGACGACACGCGGAATCGGGAACCCGGGAGCGAGCGCGATGCTGGGGACAAACGCCACGGGCGAACTCCTCTGCCTACTCCGGCGGCAGCACGGCGAACCGCGCCGCCAGGTCGACGCCTCGCGCCGCGAGACGCCGCGTCTCACGCACGTACACCACCGAGCCGATGGCCATCACGATGGCCCAGACCGGCGTCGATCGGAAGTACCACGCCGCGGCCGGCCCCGTCAGGTCCTTCCACGTGTGGACCCCCAGGAACACGGCGAGGACGACCACACCAGCGACGGCCACTGGCAGTTGCAGCGCGCGGGACGGCAGCACCGACACCCGGGCCGCGATGGCGGGACTGCGCCGCGGCAAGGTCACGACCGACACCGCCATGAACAGGAAGTTCACGAGCATCGACGTCACCAGGATGTCCACGCCGAGGAAGAAGTCCCCGGCCACGTGGCTGCCGATCACACCGAGCGTCGCCATGCCGGCGCTGGCGAGGATGGCGGCGTACGGCGTGCGGCGCGTGGGATGCACGGCGGCGATGACCGCCGGCACGATGCCGTCCTCGGCCCAGGCGAACATCAGCCGCGACACGCCGAGGAGCATCGCCGGGAGATCCTTGATCAGGGCAACGGCGGCGCTGGACACGATCACGACGGACCAGAAGGGCGGCAGCACGTAGGCGAGGAGGCCGGGCGCCGTCAGGTCGCGGGTGCGCGAGAGGTCCGCGACGTAGGCCCACGGCACCGTGTGATAGACGGCGGCCGTGAACAGGAAATAGAAGATGGCCACCGAGCCCACGGCGATGAAGATCGCGAGGGGCAGGTCGCGGCCGGGGTGGCGGGCTTCCCCGCCGGCCTGGGCGATCGAATCGAACCCGATGAACGACGCGAAGAGCGTCGCCGCGGCGGGCAGGAGGACGCGGCCTCCGCCCATCGGCATCTCGGTCCGCCAGGTCTCCCCCTTCAGCGCGGCGGCCGCGAGGAAATCGCTCGGGTCGTGGCTGAACCCCGCCACGATCACGACGCCGCCGAGCGCGAAGGTCAGGAACATCAGCGGCACCATCAGGCGCTCGTACGCCTTGACGCCCCGCAGGTTCAGGCCGGCTGCCGCCCACAGGAAGCCCAGCGCCACCCCCACGCGCACGGCGCCGGACTCGAGCCACACCGCGACGCCCCTGGCGTCGAGCGCCAGCGCGATGTCACGCAGGAACGGCGCGATCAGGTAGGAGACGACGCCGATGGCGACCGAGAGCGAGAACCACTGCGAGAAGGACGCGATGAACCCGAGATAGGGCGAGAGCGCGCGGCTGGCGTAGACGTAGCTGCCGCCGGCGCGCGGCATCGCGGACGCCAGGATGGCGTAGGCCAGGCCGGCGAACACGGCCGGCACCGCGCCGAGGACGAAGGCGGGCAGCACCCACGATCCCACGCCCGGCACGTTGCGCTGGATCATGAAGGGGATCACGTTCAGCCCGGCGCCCACCATCGAGCAGACGCCGGTGGCGGTCAGGCCCAGCAGGCCCATCTCGCGGGCGAGGCTGGCGCCTGGCCGGGTGCCCCCCGGCGTCGTCATCGACGCGGCGAGGACGCGGGAGCCGCCGGCGCCCCGGGGGCACGCATGGACGCGAAGAGGGCCGCGTGCGTCTCCACGATGCGCGCCTTCTCGGCCTCGTTCACGTCCGTCGTCCAGACGTCCCGCTCTGACGTGCCGCCCAGCACGATGCCATCGGTGCGCGGCATCATGTGGATGAAGAGTCCGCGCTGCGAGTTCGGGATGTTGACCCCGCCGTTGGTGCTGTAGTGCACCTCCGGCTGCGCCGGCAGCAGCACGAGCAGCCCCTTGAGCGGCATCAGCTCCTCGTCGCCGAAGAGAGCCTTGGCGCCGAGTCCGGTGCAGTTCACGACGAGGTTCTCGGAGAGCGCCATCACGTCGCGCGGCGACTCGAACCTGCGGATCACGAAGCGGCCGCCGAAGGCCAGCACGTCGTCCATCAGGGCCGGCAGGTAGATGTTCGGCTCGATACGCAGTTCCGGCCGTTCGATGCAATAGGTGGTCGGGAACGGATGCTCACCGGGCTGGAGCAGCGTCTGCTCGCTCTGCAGGTGGCGCGGCAGGAGCGCGTTCTCCCCGCGCGCGGCCTCGGCGGAGTCGGTCGGGGAGTAGTTGGTGATCCACGAGATGCCGTAGCGGGTCCCGGCCATGAACTGCAGCTGGCGGTAGGCGATCTCGGCGGCCTGCACGAGCTGGGTGCTCCACTCGGGCGTCCGCTTCGCGAACTCGACGAGCCCCGAGGTGGGCGTCCAGGCCGCCAGCGAGAAGTTCGACGTCACGTCCGGCGGCACGCGCTCGGCGTAGACGGTCACGTCGAAGCCCCGCCGCTGCAGCTGCCTCGCCGTGGTGAGCCCGACCACGCCGGACCCCAGGACGGCGGCCCGGCGCTGGCCGTGCGCCAGCGCCATGTCGGCGGCCATCGTGGCCGTGCCCCAGGAGAGGGACATACCCGATCCGCCGTGTCCGTAGTTGTGGATCACGGTCTTCTGGTCGAGCCGCCCGTCCTTCAGCACGAAGCCTGACGGGCGGTGCGGCCGGAGCCCCACCGTCTGGCGGATGACGCGGTCCATCGACGCGCGCACGAGCGGCAGCTGCACCATCGGCCGCCGGGTCGCCGCCGGGGCCACGGGCGCCGTCCGCGCGGGCGCCTTCGATGCGCAGGCCGGCAGTCCCAGTCCGGCCAGCGCCAGGCCGGCGTTGCTCAACAGGGTGCGACGGTTCACGGGCAAGTCCGCCGGTCAGCGGGCGTGCGCGACGTCGTGCACGACGTCGTAGTAGTAGCGCACGAACCGGTACAGCTCCGATTCGTTGATACGTTCCTGGTCGCTGTGGGCGCCGAACCCCTTCGGGCCGTCCTCCACGTCGATGGCGGGCCCGACGCCGTAGCACTGCACGCCCTTCGCCCTCAGGTAGGCCATGTCGGTGGCGCCCGTGCTCATCGTCGGCAGCGTCAGCACGTTGTAGTGCTTCTTCACGCCGGCCTCGATGGCCTCGAACATCTCTGTGTTCAGGCGCGAGACGCCGTTCGGACGGACGTCGCGGGCGCCGAAGGACACCTCCACCGAGGGGTCGTTGACCACCTTCTTGACCATCTCGAGGAAGGCCGCCGGATCCTGGTCGGGCATCATCCGCACGTCGAGCGTGGCCGAGACTTCCGACGGGATGACGTTGGTCCGGTAGCCGGCCTGGATCATGGTCGGTGAGATGGACGTCCGGATCGTGGAGGCGTGCCGGGGTTCGTTGTCGAGGAGGTACTCGTCGGCGGCGTCCTGGGCCTTCGGATCGCTGGCGTTCAGGATGGCGCGATAACGCTCGGCCGAGGCCGGATCGGAAATGGTCGCCAGGCGCTTGAAGTAGGCGGCGGTGGTCTCGTTGAAGCTGATGGGCGGCTTCCACTTGGCCACGGTCGAGACGGCCGTCGACAGCTTCACCACGGCGTTGCTCCTGAGCGGTACCGACCCGTGGCCTGCCGTGCCGCGCGCGGTGAGGGTGATTGCCCGCGGAATCTTCTCCAAGGTCTGGATGGACGCGAACGTCACCTTCTCCTTCTCCCGGTTCAGGCTGCCGCCCTCGGCCAGGCAGTACTCGGCGTCGATCTTGGGGAAGCGCTCGGGCTCGGTCATGTGGGCGATGCCGTAGCGGACCGCACCTTCCTCGCCGGCCTCGAACAGGGCGATGACGTCGCGGTCGAGCTGCACGTTCTGGCGCTTGAGCAGCACCATCGCCATGATGGTGGCCGTCACGTTGTCCTTGTCGTCGACGGTCCCGCGGCCGTAGATATAGCCGTCGGCCCGGTCGGCGCTGAACGGCGGATGCGACCACTTCTTGGCGTCGATGTTCACCGTGTCGGTGTGGGCCATGAGGAGGAGCGGCCGCTTCCGGCCGGAACCCTTCAGGCGCGCCACGAGGTTCGGGCGATTGGCCTCAAGCGCAAACGTCTCGGTCGGGATGCCCTCCTGCTCGAGGACCCCCCGGATGTAGTCCACGACGGGCTTCTCGATGCCGGGCGGCGTCGTCGGCGGGTCCGTCGAGTCGATCCGGACGATGGACTGGAAGTGCTTCAGCGTCTCGGCATCGGCCGCCGTCCAGTCGATCGCGGGCCCTTGAGCCGAGGCGACAGCCACGGCTCCAGCCACGGAAAACAGGAGTGCCAGTCTACGCATGCGCGGGATGGTAGCACGGGGGTTTGCCGTGCTCGCCCGGCCGAGCTCAGCGCCAAAATGCGTCGGTGGATCGACAAAATTGTCAGCTCAACCGCAAAATGACGCCGCGCCGACACCCGTACGCCGGGGTCTCGACGGGCCCCGCAGGTGGCAAACGCATTGCAAACTCGTCAGCCCGTCATGTCCATGTCGCCCCGTGTCGGAATAGCGTGCCCTCGGCCCACTGAGCGCGCCGCCATTTCCGAGTGGTTGAGTGCAGCCGGCTTCGAGCCGCTCGTTCTGGTCGATGCCTGCTTCGTGACCACCGAAATTTCGGGGCCCCCGCCCGTTCTGGTTGTCGCCGACGCCAAACTGCTGTCGGCCCAGTTCATCAACGCCCTGCGCAAAGGCGATCCCAACCGTCCAATCCTGGCCATCGGCGATGCCGGGGACCCGAA is from Vicinamibacterales bacterium and encodes:
- a CDS encoding cysteine synthase family protein produces the protein MQIGGTPLIKLERLAPANGVEVWVKWEGANPTGSMKDRMALSMIQGAVARGALRPGGRVVEYTGGSTGSSLAMVCAALGYQAHFVSSDAFSEEKLQTMRAFGARLDVLPSEGGKITASLIQSMIARARTLAAEPNTFWTDQFNNPDNPAGYHAMADEMLAALGGRLDEFVMMVGTAGCFAGNAAALKAKVPGVRCIAGEPAESRALSGHAPTGGHRIEGTGPGFVPGNYDPSLAEAVLAVTDRDAMETARRLAREEGIWGGTSTGANVWMALERAKRLPPGARVVTVVCDSGLKYLAGALYRS
- a CDS encoding aldo/keto reductase, encoding MAFVPSIALAPGFPIPRVVTGLWQVADMERHGASLDPVRAARAMEPYVAAGLTAFDMADHYGSAEVIAGTCRALGDPSRLQLFTKWVPKPGPVTAADVRAAVERSLERLRVPAIDLLQFHAWNYADPAWLDALFHLQDLKREGLIRHLGLTNVDAAHLRLALATGIEVVSNQVSASLMDRRAAGALAGVCAEFGVHLLAYGTVCGGWLSDRWLGRAEPDWEREGTWSQMKYGRFIREAGGWPALQRVLRAAQDVAERHGVSLTNVATRYILDQSGVAAVIVGARLGERAHVDENVRMFDLHLTAEDRAHLEAAIATLAPIPGDCGDEYRVPPFLTASGDLSHHLDAFPPPYEVRPGPRGTRHCFSGTPWEPACGYARAVRTGSRIAVSGTTATHGDRLLGGRDAAAQTHAAIDKIAGALQSLGGRLEDVVRTRIFVSDVAHWEAVARAHGERFGRIRPANTLVQARLIGDEYLVEIEADAEVSEER
- a CDS encoding amino acid permease, with the translated sequence MTTPGGTRPGASLAREMGLLGLTATGVCSMVGAGLNVIPFMIQRNVPGVGSWVLPAFVLGAVPAVFAGLAYAILASAMPRAGGSYVYASRALSPYLGFIASFSQWFSLSVAIGVVSYLIAPFLRDIALALDARGVAVWLESGAVRVGVALGFLWAAAGLNLRGVKAYERLMVPLMFLTFALGGVVIVAGFSHDPSDFLAAAALKGETWRTEMPMGGGRVLLPAAATLFASFIGFDSIAQAGGEARHPGRDLPLAIFIAVGSVAIFYFLFTAAVYHTVPWAYVADLSRTRDLTAPGLLAYVLPPFWSVVIVSSAAVALIKDLPAMLLGVSRLMFAWAEDGIVPAVIAAVHPTRRTPYAAILASAGMATLGVIGSHVAGDFFLGVDILVTSMLVNFLFMAVSVVTLPRRSPAIAARVSVLPSRALQLPVAVAGVVVLAVFLGVHTWKDLTGPAAAWYFRSTPVWAIVMAIGSVVYVRETRRLAARGVDLAARFAVLPPE
- a CDS encoding FAD-dependent oxidoreductase: MNRRTLLSNAGLALAGLGLPACASKAPARTAPVAPAATRRPMVQLPLVRASMDRVIRQTVGLRPHRPSGFVLKDGRLDQKTVIHNYGHGGSGMSLSWGTATMAADMALAHGQRRAAVLGSGVVGLTTARQLQRRGFDVTVYAERVPPDVTSNFSLAAWTPTSGLVEFAKRTPEWSTQLVQAAEIAYRQLQFMAGTRYGISWITNYSPTDSAEAARGENALLPRHLQSEQTLLQPGEHPFPTTYCIERPELRIEPNIYLPALMDDVLAFGGRFVIRRFESPRDVMALSENLVVNCTGLGAKALFGDEELMPLKGLLVLLPAQPEVHYSTNGGVNIPNSQRGLFIHMMPRTDGIVLGGTSERDVWTTDVNEAEKARIVETHAALFASMRAPGAPAAPASSPRR
- a CDS encoding M20/M25/M40 family metallo-hydrolase, whose amino-acid sequence is MRRLALLFSVAGAVAVASAQGPAIDWTAADAETLKHFQSIVRIDSTDPPTTPPGIEKPVVDYIRGVLEQEGIPTETFALEANRPNLVARLKGSGRKRPLLLMAHTDTVNIDAKKWSHPPFSADRADGYIYGRGTVDDKDNVTATIMAMVLLKRQNVQLDRDVIALFEAGEEGAVRYGIAHMTEPERFPKIDAEYCLAEGGSLNREKEKVTFASIQTLEKIPRAITLTARGTAGHGSVPLRSNAVVKLSTAVSTVAKWKPPISFNETTAAYFKRLATISDPASAERYRAILNASDPKAQDAADEYLLDNEPRHASTIRTSISPTMIQAGYRTNVIPSEVSATLDVRMMPDQDPAAFLEMVKKVVNDPSVEVSFGARDVRPNGVSRLNTEMFEAIEAGVKKHYNVLTLPTMSTGATDMAYLRAKGVQCYGVGPAIDVEDGPKGFGAHSDQERINESELYRFVRYYYDVVHDVAHAR